From the genome of Salvia splendens isolate huo1 chromosome 7, SspV2, whole genome shotgun sequence:
GCATTGAaaaccatactctcgttgcgctcgatggttccctCCAGTCGGttggcattgtaccggcgagagacgcgccaccaaaacctctCTGGGAGATTTGGTTCGTGCCGGTTTCCGGATATTCGGATATTTCGAAATAGACTTTGAACATCTTCTCCATCTCTGGCGGAGTGTACGCGGTGCGGACGTGAACGTCACCGCCACGACTATGAGTAGGAACACTACGAGGATGAGGACGAGGACGAGGAGTGCTGGGGTTGTCCTCCGGAGTTTGGGAGCCGCCGATCCCTCCCGATCCTTGTTCGGgcgtccacccgtatcgcccatcggtgGCATCTTTCTCGTCCACCGGATAAGGCCGATGCAACCCGgaatttgagaaccttgggtttgaggaggggcaaaGAATTCCGTATCCGGATGAGGGAATGGTGTTGGGttgaaccattcgtggttccatctGCGGGAGTCGGAGGAGTGATCGCCgaagccggacatttttttgcaagagtgaaaagattgagaattgatgagagaattttGATAAGAATTgtatagtgtggtgtgaaatattttgtgtggaaattaggggtatttatagatgaaaaatgtgaattttggggaaaattgaaaaataaagtaaaagtggagagaaaacggatataatttattgggaagtgggaaaatattttttttatttaaatataatttttaaattaaattcaaatttttaaaaaaatagaaaaagccaACGGCAATGTCGTTGGCCAATAGAATgctgccacgtcgccctgctcagcggcacagacgtgctcgatatatcgagcagcgccgtgccatcACGGACGCCGTCCGCCCCATCGAGTAGTGATGGGGATGCTTTTATGTCTTGGAGTTGGGCGGTACCCCACATCTTGATTTCGGATGAGATACGACTAACTCTCTTGAGTTGGGTAGCTAAGGCGTGAGAAGTAATTAAGGTCAAAGAcaaaatgaaaaacaagtaaattgAACTTGGCTTGACATACATGATATAGTAAATGACATTCTCTCAAGGCTACGACTTGACTTCCTAAGACTAAGGTCATCCGCATCCATGtttcttatccgtctcttaaccgtctcatctcttcactattcatgggccccactgtacttttcaccccatctcttaactaagagacagcacatGCATCCCTCTATCTCTTAACCGtttcttaaccatctcatcccttaattattcattcaatttcattttttatttttatttccaacaaattcaattaataaaaacacacttcattaataaaataaaattacaatttaaaatcataaaaaaaattgcataattaaataaaatgcataattaaaatcttaaaaaataaataaaaaagacataatttaaaatactaaaaattaaaaattacacacttaaaaactactccgctggcgaatcatcccccgaaggcggtggcggtgcactcaagccacctgtaggcggaataccaatttgtcttgccatctACTCAATTCTGGCAAGATGGGTttgatattggggaggcgtcatgcgggaagtgtcaaccatcgtggcggtcaagtacacggacaatagggtgttcgagcccgagaccgagccggcctggcttgattcgcctcggcccctcctccctctagccgccttggtcccttgcggccaaCGACGCCCActggaggagccccctgcatcggtggtcgtgccctcaacctcttgtgaggcgttgcttgacccgccctcactagacgagtattggccacccgctgtgtgcttcgtgcgtttcgagctcgagcccgtgctggactggacacagCCAGCCCACCTTTCAACATCGTTTACCGCCTCCCagacatcgacatgtttgaattctttgttgTTGTCGTCAAAAAAGACTCGCATAGTCGCTCTCAGAATGCCGGCTCCActagctccgctttggtaattcgccgctttattcttgtagatcccgcaaaaatttttgacatctctgtcgactcggtcaaaatgactgcggagcatcttcatggtgcggcggcgggacccctttggcttgttctcgttgtaggcgtcgATGACCTTTTtccaaaaacacttgcgggtttgttgattcccgacgatgggatcgtacgagacgctgacccaagcgttgaacaaAGTCATCGTGTCGctgcggctgtatggatgacggcctacatcctcctcctcctcctcggccgcctcctcctcttcctccacggcgtcgaatgcgcgacccccagagcttccaccgccttgtcctccttccggattgggttcatccggaaaatccttcctaatttgggataatccctgcgattgcccataccacggggcggagggacgagagtatgcatccacatcaaaatagggtggttggtacgccgccggcgtcgacgagccttgggtgcccgacgtcgacaaaccggaaccggaagcacccaagacattgtacatgccccccagtcgccaaacgtgttcaagtcatagccgccggagcagccagagtttccgtcgccggacattttgagatAAAAATTGGAGagttgagatgaaaattggagagaaaagagagatgaattgagaagaatagatgtgtgtttgtgtgtataatgagaatgaaagaggaatatttatagaataaaaaaagaaaaaacaaataaataattaaaaattaccgttgaacggtaatattaccgttttttagtttttatttttttattaaaatcgaattttttttaaaaatatttattgcgtcgacatgacgacgcccactcgcgggccggcgagtgggcgtcacgcctagcgccagcgctcgCCAACCCACCATCCGGGCCGAGAcgcccgccgagacgagaccgagatggATGGCTGCATCGCTGTCTCgatgccgtctcgtctctccgagacagGATAGAGACAGCATCGAGACGCgatgcggatggcctaagaCGACTcaggccatccactacgctgtctctataccgtctcttaaaccgtcccttaactactatttgagcactatttgagggccccactgtccttttttcatccatcccttaactaagggacggaacctgcaacgctccgtctcttaaccgtctctataccgtcccttaattactattcattcaatttcatttataatttttttttcaacccaattcaatttaaacaaacacactttattaaaattaaaacaacattacaacttaaaattaaaaaaaaatgaagacataattaaaattctaaaaaaataaaataacattacaacataaaaaaaaacaacttaaaatcctaaaaaaataaaaatgacataatttaaaatacaattttatagagacaaccaaaaatgagtttgtcccacatcgaaagtggaacataaacattcaaggatgtctctataaaagagagacaaccaagaatgagtttgtcccacatcgaaagtggaacaaaaaacattcaaggatgtctctataaaagagagacaaccaagaatgagtttgtcccacatcgaaagtggaacataaaacatttaaggatCTCTCTATAatagagagacaaccaagaatgagtttgtcccacatcgaaagtggaacataaaacattcaaggatctCTCTATAatagagagacaaccaagaatgagtttgtcccacatcgaaagtgaaacataaaacattcaaggatctctctataaaagagagacaatcaagaatgagtttcataaattcgcaagcccatcagaTATATAttggctattacgaatttcttgtatttatttatttgtaaaaattgtttttaaatataaaaacaatttttataaataaaaagtattttttttaaaaaattcaattttttttaaaaaaaattgaattattgcgtcagcgtgacaaCGCCCACTCGCGGACCAGCGAGtaggcgtcacgcatgcatcgggcgTGCGACACGTCGCCCAGGCGCGTGGCGGGACGGCGCGTCCCGTGTCTCGCGtgtacgggctacgggacgggctgGCGCGCGGCTCGGGACGGGACGATCGtcgcaacgcgtcccgcggaggacccgtccctccgagacgaaaCGCGAGCTCgtcgcgggacgcgtagtggatggtctcaTTAACTTAGAAAAGATCGACTTAAAAGTACTAAAGCTAAAAGCTGCATAACTAGAATAGTACATGAAAGGATAAGGGACAACTCGAGTATAACTAGACTAGATATATACATGAAAGGGCAAGGGACAACTCTTAAAATTAAGagtataacaaaaataaaatttgaatatcaAAGGGTAAATCATTTTGAGAGAGTCAATAAAGTAAACAAATTGGATCCTAAATTATCtaaacaaaaaacaacaaaaggGTACGAAAGATTTCGACAAGCAAAATTTCCCCAAGTAGGCAGAATTATCGACGCAGTGCATTTAAGGAATGCTGTAAGATAAGTGTGGGTGTGGCTTTATATTCTAAGATCACGTCTATATGCAAGCATACAGAGAACATGGAAGGTCTCGCCATCAACACGCAATATAAGGTCTATGGTGATTGGTGATTGCGAACAACCAAAAAGCCAAAGCCTCACAAGCGGAAAGGCCAAAGGTCATGCTAATAAATCCAACAATATAACCTATcttgttaaaattcataattcttatccCACATTGACTTGGTAACaatcctagctcacctatataagtgtggataatccTCCCCCCTTATAAggtcttttaaggggtgagtgacccatttctaatatggtatcagagcgggtccaaatcgatgatggattatatctctttatctcttctcttgcctacccacgtgatggaagtctgATGTGTCATTCTGGCCCACACGTGAGAgggcgtgttaaaattcataattcttgtcccacatcgacttggtaacgatcctagttcacctatataagtgtggataatcctcccccttataagacgttttaaggggtgagtggtcAATTTCTAATATCTCTCTCATTGCGACCGCTCGCATGGTTGCATAGTTTGACAAGTAGACATTAGACAGGACTTAGTCTCATTATGTAGTTTGATTGAGCATAGTACTTAGTTTCAGAACAGTGTCACGAAGGGATTAGTTTTTTTGACATAATTAATCTTGCTAACTTCTTCGGACAAGTTTAATCTCGTGTATCAAAACACACTATTGCAGCAATACGAGTTCTGCCGTACAACTGAAGTTACAACCTAATCTAAATTTGAAAAACTTTGTAGGAGTAATTACATTTAATTCAAGATGAATCCAAAATCTGGCCCTCTCTAAAAAGGTGAACGCATATAAACCGAGTCCAAGTATTTGGAATTTGATTAGCGGTTATTAAACAAGAGATTTAGTGGGAAACACGTAGTTTTTTCCCTAAAATGAGCAGACATGGAAGCAAAGGtcctcatattttttttatcatagaCCCTGCTTTAGTTTAGAATGTCCAtaattttaaaccaaatatttATGGAATCTGCCTTTTAAGACTATCTCCTTATCTGTTTTGTGGAATCACAATATAGATAGGATTTTTAAGTAAGAGAATTTGTTGAAATCATCTCCATGCCATTGTTGGTGCTGCTCTGAAATTATTCTTTTTTGGACCtttgtattaattatttaattgcacATGATAATATTCAACAATTTTCAGGTTTGTTGCAACTTCCGTGTCACAGTGTCACTTTTTAATACTACAACACTATTCTATCGAGATGAGAAAATAGAACATCTTTGGAATAAAGGATTCTTGTTCATTATTTGGCTTCGAATTGATCTTTTGGAATTCTAGTATTTATACGTGTTCTAGTGATTATCTTTGATAAGATTATAAGAATATAGAGGAGAATTGATGCTGTTGCTTTTGCAGCATGAATGTATGGTGAGAAATaataatatggagtattaatcAGGATCGGGAATAAAGGTATGTAGTACAGAAATTTAAATTGATTAACTTGGTGATTCttgtattttttcaaaaatttatttggGACTTTTGCCCCTTTGCTATCAACATAGTAATTgagatggagtattaatttgagTATGAACCTCCTttctattataataatataaggctaagtaaaatattcaaaaattaaatatttgaatcgaatcaaattgaaatttaaaaatagtttagctcttttggatttttatctggtccaatttatatttttagaaacTTTTGGTTTTTTATTTAGTTCAGTTCAGATCTacatacaataaaaaaaatgaaaaactgaatttaattataatattatatactatAATATATTAGACTTTAAAATACCCTAGTTATGTTGGTTTATTGGATATGCAAATTGGTTGATATGatatttttatgtaaatattGGAAAAATAATTTCTGGGTTTCTTATTTTTCTCAGAATTTTGGTacgattttcattttttttaattcaaattagtTTTTGTAGTTCTTAATTCGGATTTTAAGGTTTGGTGTTTCGTATGATTCAATtagatttgattttaattttcccaaaattttgattttctgTTCAATTcagtttttaaaaaatgaatggaAAATCAAATGATCACCCCTATATAATTTATGGCTAAAAAGTCGAttttggatatgcacttaaacATGTGGTGGTATATAGTTTTCATATACATGTGATTTTTAGGAAAACTTGTAAACATATGATTGATAGTATCAAATTGTGTTTAATGAGTAATGTAGAAAGTCACAAGAAATAATACCATGACCAATGGCGTATCTAGGTAGAAACAAGAGGGGTATAACTGTATCTCCAAAAttgataatattaatataactTTTAGTATGGATTTACATGAATCATGTTTGCTCTAGTGCCTCTAGTGGCAACTGGCTTGACATTTCTACCTATTATTCCCGTgttccgtcccataatagatgacacacttggaGATTGACatgggattttaggagatgttgttttgtatgttaagtagaaagagaaaatattatatttatattaatgtgagagggaactttttccaaaaaaatgaaatgtaacatcttttgtgagacaaactaaaaaggaaagtgtgacatctactatgggacggagggagtaatacttaTTCTgctttttatgttttttttattgtacttttacATGCATTtctaatgttttatttctgaactcacattttcttttcttttgttatgAAATTAGTTCTTGTAGTTATGTAATTATTTGTacttctattttcttttctagATATTACATTATAATAATAGCTAGTATGTTgtaattgttttttgtttttcatattatgcctatttttttaattgcttTGATTTTCTATATAACACCGGATTACTATAGTTGATCATTTATGTAATATTACTTGTAGTAAGACtcataattcaatttttttttacttttttaattgctttgtttttttatattatattcattattttatagtataatattattttcaataCAACTTGTAcatcaaataaaaattcttGTTATAGTTTAGTATATcgtaattatttgttttataattcGTACCCCAAAATCATAAATTCTGGATACGCTACTGACCATGACCAAGAAATTTTCGATCACAGGGAAACTCTCTTGGGAAAATGGTGATCCGgtttaaaagaatatataattaaaagcTCTAACTTATAAATCTAACAAAAAGTAAATTTTCAGCAGAACATGTTCATATTAAGACTAAGTTTTTAATAAATATGGACGTCTAATTTCATAGTTATACAAAATGCACGTTTTATAAATTGTCAATTACGGATTAAACATATAATATACGCaaatatatttcttatttatGATATATACCATTTTACGGTGTATATTCGGTACGTACCCTAATATCCAGTACATACCAAAATTTTGGTATGTATGGCACATTATACTGTATTATATGAAATTTCATATAATTACAATACTAAAATATTTCGGTATATCAAAATTGCAATATTGTATTTTTTTCGCTACGATAAATATGGGTATTTCAGTATATTTTTTCCAATGCATTTACTAACTAGAGACCTAATGGATTATCCTTCCATTGATGATCAATTTTTGTAAATCATTTTTAGGCTAAAATCATAcatgactagattaaataaatcCACGTATTACATATGAGCTGCTGAAAAACCAAATAGTCAACTTATGTGGTATGTCTATAATAAGAGCTAATCACACTTGAGTGACTAGATTCAATAAATTTTTAGACCTAAAACCAGATAGCTCAAGAATAacgtaattaataatttattaatttttaatggtATGTGGTACGTCTATATTCTGGATACTGATACACACAATCCAATTAATTTCCATTACCaacatatatatttaaatacaaacatatacaaaaatatttatttatttagaaaaTTATAAGAGAATAGACATTTGACCAAAATCATACTCATTGTCATTGTATTGGAAGACAATCTCAATAGGCTGATTATGTAGTGACAAAACCCATAGGTTTCTTGGaccaaaagaagaaagaaaaagaaatcgcAAAAAGAAAAACTCTAAAAGAAGATTCTTGATTTAAaagaacaaaattaaataatttcttgtCTGAGGACAGTATATATGTTTGGGACGAATATATTACtgtaaattcataattttaacaacttttttttatatattcgaACACAcgataaataatttattaggaTCATATTCACTACAATCATATTTCGAAAAATCATAATccctaataatattattatgataaaaaaatatactatccCTTAAATATTTTGTGACTCTTGATCCGTATTGGACTAGCAAATGATGCTCTGCATTCCATTATAAAATGCTATTATCATATTCAATAAAGGTATGGTAGAAAATTGAAAGTTTCTATTTGACTATTTTACTATAAGTATATGTGAAATTGAAAAGTAACATGGCAAGATTTTgaacataaaaagaaaaaataaaagaaacacaGAATATTAGTATTACATCAATATTTGATGAGATTGAGTGTATGATACACtatctgaatgataaaatacaCATAATCAGATATTCTTACTTGGAAAGTGATTCTTAACGCAAATAGACGAATTAGCCCTCTCTTTTGGCCCAGATAAAAATTGCATATAAAAATCCCCACCCTTGATATAAAATCTGAAAAAGCACTCTTTGTAAAAAAGATGATATCTCCAGACAAAAGAGTCAAGATTCCTCAATTTGACCGTACTAACCACTGGTTTTGTTAGGAATCGAGAGTGTGAAAAGAAATCTGGAAGCTGCTAGAATCTTTTTATTGGAAGAATCATCGTGCATTGCCTTTTCTACCCTCCATCATGATCATCCCCTTCTCTATGTTTAACCGACCCCAAGGGCAATATAGTAATATCTCAATATACATGTGTGATAGTACCAAGTAAGCCACTATTTAGAGCATATTATTCTTGTGTGTAATCTCGTATGTAGCCACCTTTCATGTATGAGTATATTACATCCAACTAGGCAAACAGATTTTTGAGGGTGAAGAAAAAGCATTTTTGAAAGGGGGAATATTGGTGAGAATTGAAACGcaatgaattttaatttgggCTCTAAAAACATTCCAGAGATCCTCACAGAAGTTTCGGGTATGGATGATTTCATCAAGCAATCATCGATGCTGGATTTTCATGTCCATGCATTGGAAGAAGAATTGCATAAGATTGAAGCTTTCAAACGTGAACTTCCTCACTGCATGCACCTGCTCAAACatggtctctctctctctgtctctctcatTTGTTTacatttgttttgattttatttattttgcagtGATTGAAAGGTTGAAGGCAGAGAGCGGAAGAGATGGAAGGGTAAAAGCGTCAAATGAATTCACCGAGAAGAAAGATTGGAGGACTTGTATTCAGATCTGTACACCGATGTCAAGAGATGAAGCCTCTGTTTTTCCCCTGAAATCAGTAAATTTATCTTTCATATTTGGTATTCATTTTAATTGGATTTGCATGAATTAAAAATAGGTTACGATTTCAGAGATTCACGGAAGGGCTGGGAAATAGGAAAGAAGGAGGGGCATTTTCGGCATTCAAGAGAGCAAAGAGTGAGGCTGATTTGAGCGATGATGGAACTCCTAGGCAAGATCAGAAGAAACAAAGGCGTTGTTGGTCTCCGGAGTTGCACAAGATATTTGTTGATGCCCTCCAACAGCTTGGTGGCGCGCAGAGTAACATATCTCTTTTCATAATAatcatactactactatttttttaatgtatttttataagtATAAATGTTTAATCCAAGTTTATAATGCGTTGAATTCTAGCAGCGGCCACACCCAAGCAGATTAGGGAGCGTATGAAGGTTGAAGGACTCACTAATGATGAAGTTAAAAGTCATTTACAGGTAAATTAAGATTACAAGACTGTTATGATCACCTAATTCCATGCATTACATTTTATTCTAAGCAAATAAATTTGGATTGCAAATTTCAGAAATACAGAATCTATATGAAGAGAGTTGATTCAGCGGAGCCGATAGCAGTTTCAGGGTTCCCTGTGGATGGTGGCAAGGTGGTTAAAGGGGGCTCTGCAGCCACCAGCGGTGAGAGTATCGGAAATGAAGACGAAAACGACGACTAGTTGGTGAGAGCAACAAGGACCTTGCTTTCCATACAAAAACACATCATATACTCCTCCTActtcttaattaattttactTTCATTCTACACTTTGCAAGACAATTTAAAATCGATTTTCATATTGCTTCATATAAAGCTGTTTTGAGATATTTACTAGTACCATGTTTTTCTGAGGAATTCATTTAGGATGccaatttaatttatgtttttcaAATGCATGCACTAATTTTATTCTCCTGTCTTCTTGTATCAAATTTTTTTCATCACCTGCCGGTAGTGCATGTGTTAGGAAAATTGGAATATAACTTGTTTAGAGAATAAAGtcaaataaaaattttcaaGCCAGTGTACAACACAAGTATGGTTGCACTTTTTGCTTTAGTAAAAGTAGCAGTAGTAATACATATATAGGCATGCACCTATACAAGTATAGTATTATAAAAGTTATGCTTTTTGTCGAGATGATTCTAGTTATAAAATGTAATGCATCTTCAAGTTCGTGGGTCGATTCATGGGAGTTAACTTTGTGTTTTGATGaataaaaattactacaaaAGTGCAGAGTGCACATAttcattttattagtataatatatGGGACATATGTAAGAATAGCATGATATAATAGTCGGCAAATGATTTTGTagattattactattatatccAACGTCGTTATGGATTTTCTAGAttattttcctcaaaatgaAGGTGTGGTACTATCGTAACTTTCAAGTACGAACACGGACCTGACTCCAATCATTGTAAGTTTGTAACacaattagagcatccacaacgcgtcccgcgcggctcgcgttccgtcccggagggacggttccgccgcgggacgcgttgcaacgttcgtcccgtcccgtagcccgtatccgcgagacaagggacgcgccgGCTCGTCACGCGCCCCcaatgcatgcgtgacgcccactcgctggcccgcgagtgggcgtcgtcacggatgacgcaataattcattttttaaaaaaaaattgaattttaataaaaaaaattaattttc
Proteins encoded in this window:
- the LOC121742644 gene encoding transcription factor HHO5-like isoform X1, with protein sequence MNFNLGSKNIPEILTEVSGMDDFIKQSSMLDFHVHALEEELHKIEAFKRELPHCMHLLKHVIERLKAESGRDGRVKASNEFTEKKDWRTCIQICTPMSRDEASVFPLKSRFTEGLGNRKEGGAFSAFKRAKSEADLSDDGTPRQDQKKQRRCWSPELHKIFVDALQQLGGAQTATPKQIRERMKVEGLTNDEVKSHLQKYRIYMKRVDSAEPIAVSGFPVDGGKVVKGGSAATSGESIGNEDENDD
- the LOC121742644 gene encoding transcription factor NIGT1-like isoform X2 gives rise to the protein MNFNLGSKNIPEILTEVSGMDDFIKQSSMLDFHVHALEEELHKIEAFKLIERLKAESGRDGRVKASNEFTEKKDWRTCIQICTPMSRDEASVFPLKSRFTEGLGNRKEGGAFSAFKRAKSEADLSDDGTPRQDQKKQRRCWSPELHKIFVDALQQLGGAQTATPKQIRERMKVEGLTNDEVKSHLQKYRIYMKRVDSAEPIAVSGFPVDGGKVVKGGSAATSGESIGNEDENDD
- the LOC121742644 gene encoding transcription factor HHO6-like isoform X3; this translates as MNFNLGSKNIPEILTEVSVIERLKAESGRDGRVKASNEFTEKKDWRTCIQICTPMSRDEASVFPLKSRFTEGLGNRKEGGAFSAFKRAKSEADLSDDGTPRQDQKKQRRCWSPELHKIFVDALQQLGGAQTATPKQIRERMKVEGLTNDEVKSHLQKYRIYMKRVDSAEPIAVSGFPVDGGKVVKGGSAATSGESIGNEDENDD